In Candidatus Cohnella colombiensis, one DNA window encodes the following:
- the xseA gene encoding exodeoxyribonuclease VII large subunit — protein sequence MEPSRVISIRDINRLIKLRLEGDSNLQDIWLRGEISNFTFHSSGHMYFTLKDEGGRLKSIMFASYNQRLPFVPKDGMKVLARGGISVYERDGQYQFYVTAMQPDGIGSLYLAFEQLKKKLEAEGLFSDSLKRIIPPYPTTVGVITSPTGAAVRDIITTIERRNPAVNVLLYPVTVQGTHAAPSIVKAIQAMNALGEADVLIVGRGGGSLEELWAFNEEAVVRAIRASIIPVISAVGHETDFTISDFAADLRAPTPTAAAELAVPRAGELRQNLVNLEHRMGKSLRLMLAGARERLQHAKRSPYFIEPKRSLLVQSQRLDRMQEQLHYRIDSQLLRHQDRVSRLANRLKLSSPLQQVMVARQRMEVARRGMNLAMNTVVRTKQTRIGSLIRHLDALSPLKVMARGYSLVYDAHGQKLVRTIQEVQPGDAVRVRLTDGSLDCQIWGINGEDKQDG from the coding sequence ATGGAACCATCGCGTGTAATTAGCATTCGTGATATTAATCGTTTAATTAAGCTTCGGCTTGAAGGCGATTCGAATCTTCAAGATATATGGCTAAGAGGCGAAATTTCAAATTTCACGTTTCATTCGAGCGGACACATGTATTTTACGCTGAAGGATGAAGGTGGGCGTCTCAAGAGCATCATGTTTGCCTCCTATAATCAACGACTTCCATTCGTCCCTAAGGACGGGATGAAGGTGTTGGCTCGTGGAGGCATCTCCGTTTATGAGCGAGATGGGCAATATCAATTCTATGTGACAGCGATGCAGCCGGATGGGATTGGTAGCTTATACTTGGCATTCGAGCAACTGAAGAAGAAGCTTGAAGCAGAAGGGCTTTTCTCAGATTCACTCAAACGAATTATTCCTCCATATCCAACAACAGTCGGAGTAATCACTTCACCGACTGGAGCAGCTGTCAGAGATATTATTACGACAATTGAGCGGAGAAATCCAGCAGTAAATGTGCTCCTTTACCCGGTGACGGTCCAAGGTACGCATGCAGCACCGTCAATCGTGAAAGCGATTCAAGCGATGAACGCGCTGGGAGAAGCGGATGTGCTCATTGTAGGTCGAGGCGGAGGATCATTAGAGGAGCTATGGGCTTTCAATGAAGAAGCAGTCGTCAGAGCAATTCGAGCTTCAATTATTCCTGTCATCTCTGCAGTAGGACATGAAACAGACTTTACGATATCTGATTTTGCAGCGGATTTACGAGCACCAACACCGACAGCTGCTGCAGAGCTTGCGGTTCCGCGTGCAGGAGAGTTGAGGCAAAATCTCGTTAATCTTGAACATCGAATGGGAAAGTCGCTCCGATTGATGCTCGCTGGGGCGCGTGAACGACTCCAGCATGCGAAGCGATCGCCTTATTTTATAGAGCCTAAAAGAAGCTTGCTAGTCCAAAGTCAGAGGTTAGATCGAATGCAAGAGCAGCTCCATTATCGGATAGACAGCCAATTGTTACGTCATCAGGATCGCGTATCTCGACTGGCGAACAGGCTCAAGCTAAGCAGTCCGTTGCAACAAGTGATGGTCGCTCGACAGCGAATGGAAGTAGCTCGGCGTGGCATGAATCTGGCCATGAATACAGTTGTTCGGACGAAGCAGACGCGAATCGGTTCACTTATCAGGCATCTGGATGCGCTTAGTCCACTCAAGGTGATGGCACGTGGTTATAGTCTTGTGTATGATGCACATGGACAGAAGCTTGTTCGCACTATTCAAGAGGTACAGCCGGGAGATGCAGTGCGGGTTCGGTTAACGGACGGTTCATTGGATTGTCAAATTTGGGGAATCAATGGGGAGGACAAGCAGGATGGCTAA
- the xseB gene encoding exodeoxyribonuclease VII small subunit: protein MAKSNNNAVKNEETSVSFEQAMEALETIVTKLESGDVPLETAIELFQEGMRLSNLCGQKLEQVERRIEMLVDGEGGLQRKAFAQEGSSDKGE, encoded by the coding sequence ATGGCTAAGTCGAACAATAACGCAGTTAAGAACGAAGAGACATCTGTTTCGTTCGAGCAAGCGATGGAGGCGTTGGAAACCATCGTAACGAAGCTTGAGAGCGGTGATGTTCCATTGGAAACTGCAATTGAGTTATTCCAGGAAGGGATGCGCTTATCCAATCTATGTGGTCAGAAGCTAGAACAGGTGGAGCGTCGGATTGAAATGCTTGTGGATGGCGAGGGTGGCTTGCAACGCAAAGCATTTGCACAAGAAGGTTCATCAGATAAAGGGGAATAA
- a CDS encoding polyprenyl synthetase family protein, which yields MSTELQQYLQLQRERIEQHLATVFPTNWPIPVRLREAMNYSLLAGGKRLRPIFVLAAAEAVSGDLEATYRALPFAAAVEMIHTYSLVHDDLPAMDNDDYRRGRLTNHKVFGDAMAILAGDGLLTHAFYIVTQAAAIGVPAERILAVTEELARFAGLIGMVGGQVNDMQGEQGLTSIEQLQEIHLHKTSDLISFSLRAGGHAALASDHQLDAFERFGRNIGLAFQIQDDILDLIGDSDKLGKAVKSDERQQKVTYPYLIGLDESKRRVAELTDEAHALLHQAKLAKAEKLHEIADSLLVRDH from the coding sequence ATGTCAACAGAGCTACAGCAATATTTGCAGCTACAACGTGAGAGGATTGAGCAGCATCTAGCAACCGTATTTCCAACTAACTGGCCGATTCCAGTGCGACTAAGAGAAGCGATGAATTATTCTTTGCTAGCAGGTGGCAAACGGCTTCGACCGATCTTTGTGCTTGCTGCGGCAGAAGCGGTATCTGGTGATTTAGAGGCTACTTATCGAGCGCTTCCGTTCGCAGCTGCTGTAGAGATGATACATACGTACTCGCTCGTTCATGATGATCTTCCTGCGATGGACAATGATGATTACAGGCGCGGACGGTTGACGAATCACAAAGTATTTGGCGATGCAATGGCGATCTTAGCTGGTGATGGGCTATTGACTCATGCGTTCTACATTGTAACGCAAGCTGCAGCGATAGGGGTGCCAGCAGAGCGGATATTAGCTGTAACTGAGGAGCTGGCACGCTTTGCTGGATTGATTGGGATGGTCGGTGGTCAAGTGAATGACATGCAAGGGGAGCAAGGGTTAACCTCCATCGAGCAGCTACAAGAAATTCATTTGCATAAGACGAGCGACTTGATATCATTTAGTTTACGTGCGGGCGGACATGCAGCGTTAGCTAGTGATCATCAGCTAGATGCGTTTGAGCGTTTTGGGCGTAATATTGGACTTGCGTTCCAAATTCAAGATGATATTCTTGATTTAATCGGTGATTCTGACAAATTAGGCAAAGCTGTAAAGAGTGATGAACGTCAGCAGAAGGTGACCTATCCTTATTTGATTGGATTGGATGAAAGTAAGCGTCGTGTCGCAGAATTAACAGATGAAGCGCATGCACTACTGCATCAGGCCAAGCTAGCTAAAGCTGAAAAACTACATGAAATTGCAGATTCTTTATTAGTTAGAGATCACTAA